The genomic window GCAGCGCCTTGCCCGGCTTGAAATGCGGCACCCGCTTTTCGGGAATCTGAACGCTCTCGCCCGAACGCGGGTTGCGGCCGATGCGCGGCGGACGCCGGCTGACCGAAAAGCTGCCGAAACCGCGGATCTCGATGCGGTGCCCGCGCACCAGCGCGTCGCTCATCGCGTCGAGGATGGTCTTGACGGCGTATTCGGCATCGCGGTGCGTCAGCTGCGCAAAGCGCGCTGCGAGTTCTTCGACGAGGTCAGAGCGGGTCATAGGCCAAACAAAAACGTGGACGAAAAAAAAGACAGAGCGGCCCCAGGGCCTGCTCTGTCTTCTGGCTCAGCTTACTTGCTGTCGTTGTTGTCGAGCTTGGCGCGCAGCAGGGCGCCCAGGCTCGTCGTGCCCGCGTTTTCGCGTGCCGACTGCTGGCTCAGGTTGGCCATGGCGCCTTGTTCGTCGACCATGTCCTTCTGCTTGATCGACAGCTGGATGTTGCGGGTCTTGCGATCCACGTTCAGCACGATGGCAGTGACTTCGTCGCCTTCCTTCAGCACGTTGCGGGCATCTTCGACGCGGTCGCGCGAGATTTCCGAAGCACGCAGGTAGCCGAGGATGTCTTCGCCGAGGTCGATTTCAGCGCCGCGGGCGTCAACGGTCTTGACCTTGCCGGTCACGATCTGGCCCTTGTCGTTCACCGTGGTGAACGTGGTGAACGGATCGCTGTCGAGCTGCTTGATGCCCAGGCTGATGCGCTCGCGGTCGACGTCGACTGCCAGCACGATGGCTTCGACTTCCTGGCCCTTCTTGTAGTTGCGAACGGCGGTTTCGCCGGCTTCGTTCCACGAGAGGTCCGAGAGGTGAACCAGGCCGTCGATGCCGGCAGCCAGACCCACGAACACGCCGAAGTCGGTGATCGACTTGATCGGGCCCTTGACGCGGTCGCCACGCTTGGTGTTTTGCGCGAACTCTTGCCACGGGTTGGCCTTGCACTGCTTCATGCCCAGGCTGATGCGGCGCTTGTCTTCGTCGATTTCGAGGACCATGACTTCGACTTCGTCGCCCAGCGAGACGATCTTGTTCGGAGCGATGTTCTTGTTGGTCCAGTCCATTTCGGAAACGTGCACCAGGCCTTCGATGCC from Variovorax paradoxus includes these protein-coding regions:
- a CDS encoding integration host factor subunit beta, producing the protein MTRSDLVEELAARFAQLTHRDAEYAVKTILDAMSDALVRGHRIEIRGFGSFSVSRRPPRIGRNPRSGESVQIPEKRVPHFKPGKALREAVDAKTAELGGSKEARSTKA